GCAAAAAAGTATATTTGGGAGAGAACGTGAGCCAAAAACAGGACATAGACCTGATTTTTTGTACGGAAGATACAATAAAACGACTCAACCGCGACTACCGAAAAAAAGACAGAATTACCGACGTTTTATCGTTTCGATTTAATGAATTTGACTATTTGGGAGAGATATATATCTGCGTGCAACGCGCAGATGAGCAACGAAAAGAATACGTCCTTACTTTAGACGAAGAGTTGCAAAGGTTGTTTGTCCACGGACTTTTTCACCTTTTGGGTTTTGACCACGAAACCGAAGATGAGCGAAAAGAGATGGAGCGTTGCGAAAAAAAATACATTGACTTTGAAAAGGAGTAATATTTGGAGCCACCGAGTTTGCCTCTATTTTATTTAATAACTGCTGCGGTTTTTAACTGCATTTACATTTCTCTTCTATCTTCGACCAAAATCGTTTTGGGGCAAGTAGAAAATTACAAAAACAAAGTTGTTGATAATCGCATTTTGCACATTATCAAAAATGTCGAGGAAATCCTCGAAAACCGAATGAAATTTGCAATGGTTGTATCGTTCGCAAAGTCGGTAGCGGTCGCACTTTTGGGAATTTTATTTTACCTCATTGCAGAGGCGATATTTCCGCAACCCCAATATCTTTGGAAGAGACTTTTAGGCTGTACGATAACAACAGCGATTATTGCAGGATTTATGTGCTACTCAATTCCGCGCGCATTTGCAATTAAATACGCAAGTCCCCTGCTTGCGCCGATTTACATTTTCTACAACATAAACCGAATAATCTTAACAGTCTCATTAGTGGTGCCTGCTATGTATTTGGTGTTGAATTCATTACTTAAAGCGATGAATTACGAAGAAAAATACAGCTTTTTAACCTCAAAAGAATTAAATAAGCTAAATGAGCCTTCCGACTCCGAAACCTGTTTGGAAAAAGAAGGAAAAGATATGATAAACAATATCTTTGAATTCAGCGAAACCTGCGCAAAAGAGATTATGGTGCCGCGAATTGACGTTGTAGCGATTTCGATAAAAGCCACCCTCAAAGAAACGCTCGACCAAATGAGCGAAAAAGGACATTCGCGCATACCCGTGTACGAAGATACTATCGACTCTGTCGTCGGAATTCTGAATGTAAAAGACCTTGTGAAATGGGTTTCCAAAGCCGAAACTCTGAGCAATGAAAACTGGTCGCTTCGTCAAGTTATAAGAGAGCCGTATTACATTCCCGCAAGCAAGTCGCTGACTAATCTGATGGAAGATATGAAGAAAAAACGTTGCCACATTGCCATAGTTGTGGACGAATACGGCGGAACGGCGGGAATTGTCACAATGGAAGACATTATCGAGGAAATAGTCGGCGACATAGAAGACGAACACGACGAAGAAGCGTCATCGGTACAAAAGATTGACGAGCGGACATTTTTAGTTGACCCGCACATAGAACTTGACGATTTGGAGCAAAAAATTCATACGCGTTTCGACTATGACGACGGCAAAGACTACAACACCTTGGGCGGACTTTTTTATCACGAACACGGAAGCGTGCCTAAACAGGGAACAGAGCTTGTGTTTAAAGGTATTTCATTGATAATTTCAAAAATGGACGCTCAGAGAATTGAAGAGATTAAGATAGTTCTGCCCGAAAATGGCGACAATTCCGAAATTGATAATCATCTAAAAGCAGATAAATGACGTGAATAAAATAAGTAAGGGCGGGTTTCAAACCCGCCCCTACACGCATACACATTTCAGACCCGCCCCTACGGAAAATCATTCGTGTTTTTTTAGATTTCGCAAGAAGTCTAATATATCACACATTATCCAGTAAGCCTAATTTCTCGGCGGCGATTTTTGCCGCCAGTTGACCTGCGCATTTTTTAGAATTACCGCTTGCAGTTCCGTATTTTTTTCCGTCGATTTCTATTTCTACGGTGAATATTTTGCAGTGGTCGGGACCGCTTTGTGAAATTATGTCGTATTTTACGTCTGAAATTTTGTTTTTCTGAGCGTATTCTAAAACAATTGCTTTGTAATTTATGTTATCTTCGCACTCTACAAGCATTTCTATCTGCGGAAAAAGTTTATCTTTCAAAACTTTACGCACGCTGTCTATTCCGCTATCCAGATAAATTGCCGCAATAAGCGCTTCTAAAGCGTTTGAAGAAACGTCTGTTTTTACACTTTTTAGTTTTTCGTAGCTTTTACCCAAAATCATCGCGTCCATAATGTTCATACTCTCTGCGATTTCTCCGATAATTTTTCGGCTGACAATAAGCGACTTTATTTTGCTGATTTCCCCTTCGGTGTATTTGGGATAACGGATATACAATTCTTCAATAAGCAGAAAAGCAAGTATTGAATCGCCCAAAAGTTCCAAGCGTTCGTTTGAGCCGAGCGCGGCATTATCCTTTTCGGGCACAATAGCCGATTTGTGAGTAAGCGCGTGAAAAAGCAGACCGATGTTTCTGAAATTATAGCCGAGCGCCTTTTGAAGTTCGCCTATGTTTTTGGCTAAATCGCCGCCGACAATATCTACAGAGTATTTTTTTTGAGTATAACTTAAAATTACATTATTTATCTTCTCAAAAAAATTACCCTGCTTCATTATTCTGTTTCTTAACTAACCGACAAATTTTTTTACGATTAAAGAACAGTTATGTCCGCCAAAACCAAACAAATTACACATTCCCGCGTTTACAATTTTGCTTTTTGACTTGTTCGGAGTGTAATCAAGCGTTAATTCGGGGTCTGGTGTTTCGTAGTTTATTGTGGGTGGTATGATGTCCTCGGAAACAGTTTTTGTTAATGCTACAAAAGCAGTTCCGCCCGCGGCGCCGAGCAAGTGTCCCGTCATTGATTTTATTGAACTGATAGACAATTTTTGCGCGTGGTCGCCAAATACTTTTTGTATGGCAATCGTTTCGTTTCTGTCGTTATGCGGGGTCGATGTCCCGTGTGCCGAAATGTAATCGATGTCTGTTGTTTGCATACCTGCGGTTTTCAGCGCCATTTTCATTACTCGCTGTGCGCCTTCTCCTTCGGGAGCAGGACTGCTGAGGTGATACGCGTCGCCTGTTGCGCCGTAGCCTACTATTTCCGCGTATATTTTTGCGCCGCGTTTTTGTGCGTGTTCGAGCGTTTCCAAAACGCAAACTCCTGCGCCTTCGCCCATTAC
The sequence above is a segment of the Chitinivibrionia bacterium genome. Coding sequences within it:
- the ybeY gene encoding rRNA maturation RNase YbeY codes for the protein MLTITTEDGCKLPKISKTALRSLCKKVYLGENVSQKQDIDLIFCTEDTIKRLNRDYRKKDRITDVLSFRFNEFDYLGEIYICVQRADEQRKEYVLTLDEELQRLFVHGLFHLLGFDHETEDERKEMERCEKKYIDFEKE
- a CDS encoding hemolysin family protein, with protein sequence MEPPSLPLFYLITAAVFNCIYISLLSSTKIVLGQVENYKNKVVDNRILHIIKNVEEILENRMKFAMVVSFAKSVAVALLGILFYLIAEAIFPQPQYLWKRLLGCTITTAIIAGFMCYSIPRAFAIKYASPLLAPIYIFYNINRIILTVSLVVPAMYLVLNSLLKAMNYEEKYSFLTSKELNKLNEPSDSETCLEKEGKDMINNIFEFSETCAKEIMVPRIDVVAISIKATLKETLDQMSEKGHSRIPVYEDTIDSVVGILNVKDLVKWVSKAETLSNENWSLRQVIREPYYIPASKSLTNLMEDMKKKRCHIAIVVDEYGGTAGIVTMEDIIEEIVGDIEDEHDEEASSVQKIDERTFLVDPHIELDDLEQKIHTRFDYDDGKDYNTLGGLFYHEHGSVPKQGTELVFKGISLIISKMDAQRIEEIKIVLPENGDNSEIDNHLKADK
- the rnc gene encoding ribonuclease III, with protein sequence MKQGNFFEKINNVILSYTQKKYSVDIVGGDLAKNIGELQKALGYNFRNIGLLFHALTHKSAIVPEKDNAALGSNERLELLGDSILAFLLIEELYIRYPKYTEGEISKIKSLIVSRKIIGEIAESMNIMDAMILGKSYEKLKSVKTDVSSNALEALIAAIYLDSGIDSVRKVLKDKLFPQIEMLVECEDNINYKAIVLEYAQKNKISDVKYDIISQSGPDHCKIFTVEIEIDGKKYGTASGNSKKCAGQLAAKIAAEKLGLLDNV